In one window of Brachyhypopomus gauderio isolate BG-103 chromosome 16, BGAUD_0.2, whole genome shotgun sequence DNA:
- the or55e1 gene encoding olfactory receptor 52E8, producing MTEEFQGANFSHTMFIFVGFPEIFQYRKLLFLPFFLSYILVVVGNSLMLFVIKNTKSLHSPMYMLACALAIVDIIVPTAIVPAMLLSFLFDLNEISLVGCLIQMFFIHFFSSIESTILLAMALDRTVAICSPLRYTAVMNSSMFVKLLLFTLIRSGTIMSVLVGLVTSLSFCGSNIIYHCYCDHMALVSLACNSTVKNNAMGLAVIVCFVGIDISAIFFSYVKILHVVLRAAAGEQRSKALHTCGTHLIVMMCFYFVGSVTFLSHNLSIPIPVGVNTFLGITYIVFPACINPIIYGVRTKEIKKALLKMFKIRVNRVVAVKVSTLKY from the coding sequence ATGACAGAGGAATTTCAAGGAGCAAATTTTTCACACACGATGTTCATTTTTGTTGGATTTCCAGAGATCTTTCAATACAGGAAACTACTTTTCTTACCATTTTTCCTGAGTTATATTTTAGTTGTGGTTGGAAATTCTTTAATGCTTTTTGtcattaaaaatacaaaaagtCTTCATAGCCCAATGTACATGTTAGCATGTGCATTAGCTATTGTTGATATCATTGTTCCTACTGCAATTGTTCCAGCTATGCTGCTCAGTTTCCTTTTTGACTTAAATGAAATATCTTTGGTTGGTTGTTTGATACAAATGTTTTTTATTCACTTCTTTTCGTCTATAGAGTCTACCATTCTTTTAGCAATGGCTCTGGATCGAACTGTAGCTATCTGCAGTCCACTTCGATATACTGCAGTCATGAACTCATCAATGTTTGTAAAACTTCTGCTTTTCACATTGATCAGGAGTGGCACAATAATGTCAGTTCTAGTTGGCTTGGTTACATCTTTGTCTTTCTGTGGGTCCAATATTATTTATCACTGCTACTGTGACCACATGGCTCTTGTTAGCTTAGCCTGTAATTCAACCGTAAAGAATAATGCAATGGGTCTTGCTGTCATTGTTTGTTTTGTCGGAATCGATATATCTGCCATTTTCTTCTCATATGTAAAAATTCTGCATGTGGTGCTGAGAGCAGCAGCAGGTGAGCAGAGATCAAAAGCACTTCATACCTGTGGCACTCACCTGATTGTCAtgatgtgcttttattttgtaggAAGTGTCACTTTTCTCTCGCATAATctcagcatcccaattccagtGGGTGTCAACACCTTTCTGGGAATTACATATATAGTTTTTCCTGCATGCATTAATCCAATCATCTATGGGGTCCGAACGAAAGAGATAAAGAAAGCAttattaaaaatgtttaaaatacgTGTAAATAGGGTGGTTGCAGTAAAGGTTTCAACTTTAAAATACTGA
- the or60a1 gene encoding odorant receptor, family 60, subfamily A, member 1, which produces MIGSINMLHFNVTLIFMAYGPPGPFNYGVFFVTFVTYLATVFANVILLLVIYFDTSLHKPMYIFLFNLAINGLIGTSAVLPNIMVNLLNEIQYISYYNCLLQVFFINFYAICAYAILMVMAYDRYVSICKPLQYHNIMTPATIRMLLGIAYIFPFCFLAVQLHLTSTLPLCRYTINKLFCDNLAIVNLSCVRSVPGDLYGLAGVVIFLGVPLLLVILSYVRILLVSLKASANAKQKALRTCAPHLITFINFSTASLFSVIYNRFNNYMSKELNVFMSIHFILIPPLLHPVIYGIRTERISKSLRKILQSKVFAFEFTEFRRKTKDNINKTAFIC; this is translated from the exons ATGATTG GGTCAATAAATATGCTGCATTTCAACGTTACTCTCATTTTTATGGCTTATGGACCTCCAGGGCCATTCAATTATGGAGTCTTCTTTGTCACTTTTGTGACTTACCTTGCAACAGTTTTTGCCAATGTTATTTTACTACTAGTAATCTACTTTGACACAAGTCTCCATAAGCCtatgtacatatttttattCAACCTAGCAATTAATGGACTGATTGGAACCTCAGCTGTTCTGCCTAACATCATGGTCAACCTTCTTAATGAAATCCAATACATCTCCTATTACAACTGTCTGCTACAAGTGTTCTTTATCAATTTTTATGCAATCTGTGCATATGCAATTTTAATGGTCATGGCATATGACAGATATGTCTCTATTTGTAAACCACTGCAATATCACAACATTATGACACCAGCTACAATTAGGATGCTTCTGGGCATAGCGTATATTTTTCCGTTTTGCTTTTTAGCTGTGCAGCTTCACCTAACTTCAACACTGCCTCTTTGTAGATATACTATAAACAAGCTGTTTTGTGATAATTTAGCGATAGTTAATCTCTCTTGTGTTAGGAGTGTACCTGGAGACCTGTATGGTTTGGCTGGAGTAGTTATATTCCTTGGTGTTCCATTGTTACTGGTAATTCTGTCTTATGTAAGAATATTACTTGTTAGTTTAAAAGCATCAGCAAATGCCAAGCAAAAGGCTTTAAGAACATGCGCCCCCCACTTAATCACATTTATAAATTTTTCAACAGCCAGCCTTTTCTCTGTAATATACAATCGATTTAATAATTATATGTCAAAAGAGCTAAATGTTTTCATGTCCATACATTTTATTCTGATTCCACCTCTCTTGCATCCAGTTATATATGGGATAAGAACTGAGAGGATTAGCAAAAGTCTCAGAAAAATTTTACAAagcaaggtttttgcatttGAATTTACTGAATTCCGTCGGAAAACAAAAGACAACATTAACAAAACAGCTTTTATTTGTTAG
- the LOC143477373 gene encoding olfactory receptor 4B13-like translates to MGNSTHFTTIILAGYIDVGYFNYLYFTILLLLYITVILANSLLIGVICVERSLHEPMYIFLCSLSINELYGSAAFFPSILTNMLSKTHEVKIIYCYVQIFSLYTYASVEFGNLAIMSYDRYTAICYPLLYRSKMSHNRVFMLIALVWLISFVKFSGNLLLNLRSELCGNVIEKVWCDNYMLVKLACSDTTVNNIYGITGSIITIIIPVMLISYSYLKIMKACLESSAGATQKVMATCTPHLVSLLNFSLGCSFEIFSSRFDKLYMPPVLRVIISVYFIICPPLLNPIMYGIRLSKINAVCKKKIFSIK, encoded by the coding sequence ATGGGTAACTCCACACATTTTACTACTATTATACTTGCTGGCTACATTGATGTCGGATACTTTAACTATCTTTATTTCACAATTCTACTACTACTGTATATAACAGTCATATTAGCAAATTCATTATTGATTGGAGTCATTTGTGTGGAGAGGTCACTGCATGAACCCatgtatatttttctttgtagTTTGTCTATAAATGAATTATATGGAAGTGCTGCATTTTTCCCTTCTATTTTGACCAATATGCTTTCCAAGACTCATGAagttaaaataatttattgttatGTACAAATATTTTCTCTGTACACATATGCTTCTGTGGAATTTGGCAATTTAGCAATTATGTCTTATGACAGGTATACAGCTATATGTTATCCTTTACTGTATAGGAGCAAAATGAGTCACAATAGGGTGTTTATGTTGATTGCTCTAGTATGGCTGATATCTTTTGTCAAGTTCTCTGGCAATCTCTTATTGAATTTGCGGTCCGAGTTGTGTGGAAATGTCATAGAGAAAGTATGGTGTGACAACTATATGCTTGTAAAGCTTGCATGCTCAGACACCacagtgaataacatttatggTATCACCGGTTCTATCATAACTATTATAATTCCCGTAATGCTAATTTCATAttcttatttaaaaattatgaaAGCCTGTTTAGAGTCCTCTGCAGGTGCTACTCAAAAGGTCATGGCTACCTGTACACCACACCTTGTTTCACTGCTGAATTTCTCTCTTGGCTGTTCATTCGAGATCTTCTCGAGTAGGTTTGATAAGTTATACATGCCTCCTGTGCTACGTGTGATTATTTCAGTCTACTTTATAATTTGTCCACCACTACTAAACCCTATTATGTATGGCATAAGGCTGTCTAAGATTAATGCTGTAtgtaagaaaaaaatattttctatAAAGTAA
- the LOC143477374 gene encoding olfactory receptor 10J4-like, whose protein sequence is MENVTILNFSMFENLGFFRYIYFLLGLILYCSILLFNFIVILVIFLERSLHQPMYLLISCLSINSLYGTAGFFPRLLTDLLSYSHTISRPECHIQTFVIYTYASYEFTILTLMAYDRFVAISKPLQYHSIMTPKLLLVMITLSWIYPVISIGTGIIFTARLRLCGGNLKKLYCNNWIIAKLSCETATLDNIYGFVVLLTTVLIPLSFIMYSYIKILIICQKCSKELKSKAYHTCLPHLVTLVNYSITIFCEMTFTRFENLHPAVDVILSLEFLIIPPLLNPLVYGLNFPDIRRKIQNHLKSSKELDISA, encoded by the coding sequence ATGGAAAATGTAACCATCCTTAATTTCTCCATGTTTGAAAATCTGGGGTTTTTTCGATATATTTACTTTCTTCTGGGTTTgattttatattgttcaatcTTACTGTTCAACTTCATTGTCATTCTGGTCATATTTCTGGAACGTTCTTTGCACCAGCCTATGTACCTTTTGATTTCATGTTTGTCAATCAATTCTCTTTATGGCACTGCTGGCTTCTTTCCAAGACTATTAACTGATTTATTGTCATATTCACATACAATCTCTCGTCCTGAATGTCACATACAGACCTTTGTTATTTACACTTATGCATCGTATGAATTTACAATCTTAACATTAATGGCTTATGACAGATTTGTCGCAATAAGTAAACCTTTACAATACCACAGCATTATGACACCCAAATTACTTCTAGTTATGATAACTTTATCCTGGATATATCCAGTGATTTCAATTGGGACTGGTATAATTTTTACTGCAAGGTTAAGACTGTGTGGCGGTAACTTAAAAAAACTGTACTGTAATAACTGGATTATTGCTAAACTCTCTTGTGAAACTGCTACTCTTGACAacatttatggctttgtagTGCTATTAACAACAGTTTTGATCCCCCTGAGTTTCATTATGTATTCCTATATTAAGATTCTTATAATTTGTCAGAAATGCTCAAAAGAGTTGAAGAGCAAAGCTTATCACACTTGCCTTCCTCACTTGGTGACTCTTGTTAACTACTCAATTACCATTTTCTGTGAAATGACTTTTACCCGTTTTGAAAATTTACATCCAGCAGTGGATGTTATTCTGTCACTAGAGTTTCTGATTATACCACCTCTTTTAAACCCCCTAGTTTATGGACTTAATTTTCCAGACATTCGCAGAAAAATACAAAATCATTTGAAATCATCTAAAGAGTTAGATATATCTGCATGA